One Cohnella candidum genomic region harbors:
- the rpoD gene encoding RNA polymerase sigma factor RpoD, with protein MANDQHTGLETESTLEQVKAQLMEQGKKKSSLTYKDIMEKLSPFDQDAEQIDEFFEQLADHGIEVVNDHDDRGQHGEEDERDEFNFDDDLSLPPGIKINDPVRMYLKEIGRVPLLGADDEVELAKKIEIGGFEAEEAKKRLAEANLRLVVSIAKRYVGRGMLFLDLIQEGNMGLLKAVEKFDHMKGFKFSTYATWWIRQAITRAIADQARTIRIPVHMVETINKLIRVSRQLLQELGREPTPEEIAEQMELSVDKVREIMKIAQEPVSLETPIGEEDDSHLGDFIEDQEALAPADAAAYELLKEQLEDVLDTLTEREENVLRLRFGLDDGRTRTLEEVGKVFGVTRERIRQIEAKALRKLRHPSRSKRLKDFLE; from the coding sequence ATGGCGAACGATCAACACACCGGACTTGAGACGGAATCGACGCTGGAGCAAGTGAAAGCCCAACTGATGGAACAGGGCAAGAAGAAATCTTCCTTGACCTATAAAGACATCATGGAGAAGCTCTCTCCGTTCGATCAGGACGCCGAGCAGATCGACGAGTTTTTCGAGCAGCTCGCGGATCACGGCATCGAGGTCGTGAACGATCACGACGACAGGGGACAGCACGGGGAAGAGGACGAGCGTGACGAGTTCAACTTCGACGACGACTTGTCTTTGCCGCCGGGCATTAAAATCAACGATCCGGTGCGGATGTACTTGAAGGAAATCGGCCGGGTGCCGCTTCTCGGGGCGGATGACGAGGTCGAGCTGGCGAAGAAGATCGAGATCGGCGGCTTCGAAGCCGAGGAAGCCAAAAAAAGGCTGGCCGAAGCCAACCTGCGTCTCGTCGTCAGCATTGCCAAACGTTACGTCGGACGCGGCATGCTGTTCCTGGATCTCATCCAGGAAGGCAATATGGGACTGCTGAAAGCGGTCGAGAAGTTCGACCACATGAAAGGCTTCAAGTTCAGTACGTACGCGACCTGGTGGATTCGCCAGGCCATCACGCGGGCGATCGCGGACCAAGCGCGCACGATCCGGATTCCCGTCCACATGGTCGAGACGATCAACAAGCTGATCCGCGTATCGCGCCAATTGCTCCAGGAGCTCGGCCGCGAACCGACGCCGGAAGAGATCGCCGAGCAAATGGAACTCAGCGTGGACAAAGTCCGGGAAATCATGAAGATCGCGCAGGAGCCGGTATCGCTCGAGACGCCGATCGGCGAAGAGGACGACTCGCACCTGGGAGACTTCATCGAAGACCAGGAAGCGCTGGCGCCGGCGGACGCAGCCGCTTACGAGCTGCTGAAGGAACAGCTGGAAGACGTGCTGGATACGCTGACGGAACGCGAGGAGAACGTGCTTCGCCTGCGGTTCGGGCTGGATGACGGCCGGACCCGCACGCTGGAGGAAGTGGGCAAGGTGTTCGGCGTTACGCGCGAACGCATTCGCCAGATCGAAGCGAAAGCCCTCCGCAAGCTTCGCCATCCGAGCCGGAGCAAAAGACTGAAAGATTTCCTGGAATAA
- a CDS encoding tRNA (adenine(22)-N(1))-methyltransferase, protein MNANNVSKEGAAVKLSRRLAALSEWVPQGARFADIGTDHALLPVYLAGSGKISFAVAGDVNAGPVEAAKRQVAEAGLAGLVSVRHGDGLTVLEPGEVDTVCIAGMGGSLMVRLLEAAGERLNGVNTLILSPHVAEEAVRRWLTEHGFVLDREALLEEDGVIYTMLRAEREADRREADRRNGELYGTGALAPCVRSVSKPLLFEMGPLLFRQGGSAFHRKWEQEIAKREQIIGQMKRSTAPEAAEKIKEWESSVAEIREVLACSPEEKP, encoded by the coding sequence ATGAACGCGAATAACGTATCGAAAGAGGGAGCGGCCGTCAAGCTGTCCCGCCGCCTCGCGGCATTGTCCGAATGGGTGCCCCAGGGCGCCCGGTTCGCGGACATCGGGACGGATCACGCGCTGCTTCCCGTTTATTTGGCCGGCTCCGGCAAAATCAGTTTCGCGGTCGCCGGCGACGTGAACGCGGGACCGGTGGAGGCGGCGAAACGGCAGGTTGCCGAAGCCGGGCTTGCCGGGCTCGTATCGGTCCGGCACGGAGACGGACTTACCGTGCTGGAGCCCGGTGAAGTCGACACCGTCTGCATCGCCGGCATGGGCGGCAGTTTGATGGTTCGACTCCTGGAAGCGGCCGGAGAACGGCTGAACGGCGTCAACACGCTGATTTTGTCTCCGCACGTGGCCGAAGAGGCGGTACGGCGGTGGCTGACGGAGCACGGATTCGTGCTGGACCGCGAAGCGCTGCTCGAAGAGGACGGCGTGATCTATACGATGCTCCGAGCAGAACGCGAAGCGGACCGCCGCGAGGCGGACCGCCGCAACGGCGAGCTTTACGGGACCGGGGCGCTTGCGCCTTGCGTCCGGTCGGTTTCGAAGCCGCTGCTGTTCGAAATGGGACCGCTGCTGTTTCGCCAAGGAGGCTCGGCGTTCCACCGGAAATGGGAGCAGGAAATCGCGAAGCGCGAACAGATCATCGGGCAGATGAAGCGCTCAACCGCGCCGGAAGCCGCGGAGAAGATCAAGGAATGGGAATCGTCCGTCGCGGAAATCAGGGAGGTGTTGGCATGTTCGCCAGAGGAGAAACCGTAA
- the recO gene encoding DNA repair protein RecO — translation MLYRVEGIVIRSTDYGEGNKIVTLLTETHGKQGLVIRGARKPKSRYGALAQLFTYGEYSYYKSGSLGTLNSGEVIEPFRELREGLDGPAYASYAAELTDKAVGDEDAGSFLFRQLKACLSGLAQGKDPAVLMRVYEMKIVGAAGYLPALDECANCGRTEGEFRFSPALGGALCPLCRHRDPSALELDEAVWKLLRLFVGLDLARLGNIALKESSKRQLQLAMRRWMDAHLGLNLKSRHFLDQLERHGELLGRAPETGVRESRPFDNPDDVG, via the coding sequence ATGCTGTATCGGGTGGAAGGAATCGTCATCCGGAGTACGGATTACGGGGAAGGCAACAAAATCGTCACTTTGCTGACCGAAACGCACGGCAAGCAGGGACTGGTGATCCGAGGCGCCCGCAAGCCGAAAAGCCGTTACGGAGCGCTTGCTCAACTGTTTACATACGGGGAATATTCGTACTACAAATCGGGCTCTCTCGGCACGCTGAACAGCGGGGAGGTCATCGAGCCTTTCCGCGAACTGCGCGAGGGGCTCGACGGTCCGGCCTACGCTTCCTACGCGGCGGAACTGACGGACAAAGCGGTCGGCGACGAAGACGCCGGCTCTTTTCTGTTTCGCCAGCTCAAAGCGTGCCTGTCGGGACTTGCGCAAGGCAAGGATCCCGCCGTTCTCATGCGGGTCTACGAAATGAAGATCGTCGGCGCGGCCGGCTACCTGCCGGCTTTGGACGAATGCGCCAACTGCGGGAGGACGGAGGGCGAGTTCCGGTTCAGCCCCGCGCTCGGAGGAGCATTATGCCCGCTTTGCCGGCACCGGGATCCGTCCGCGCTGGAGCTGGACGAAGCGGTGTGGAAGCTGCTGCGTCTGTTCGTCGGGCTGGATTTGGCGAGGCTGGGCAACATCGCGCTGAAAGAAAGCTCCAAGCGCCAACTTCAGCTGGCCATGAGGCGTTGGATGGACGCCCATCTAGGGTTGAACCTGAAATCCCGGCATTTCCTCGACCAGCTGGAGCGGCACGGGGAGCTGCTCGGGCGCGCGCCGGAGACCGGCGTTCGGGAAAGCCGGCCGTTTGACAATCCGGACGACGTTGGATAG
- the glyQ gene encoding glycine--tRNA ligase subunit alpha, whose translation MNFQQMMLTLQQFWAEQNCIVVQPYDTEKGAGTMNPMTFLRTIGPEPWNVAYVEPSRRPADGRYGENPNRLYQHHQFQVIMKPSPDNIQELYLESLKRLGIDPRHHDIRFVEDNWESPTLGAWGLGWEVWLDGMEITQFTYFQQVGGIDCHPVAVEITYGMERLASYIQEKENVFDLEWVEGVSYGAVFKQPEFEHSKYTFEVSDAAMLFQLFSTYETEAKRAMDESLVFPAYDYVLKCSHTFNLLDARGAISVTERTGYIARVRNLARQVAATYLQERERLGFPLLKKGAEEHA comes from the coding sequence ATGAATTTTCAGCAAATGATGCTGACGCTTCAGCAGTTCTGGGCGGAACAGAACTGCATCGTCGTACAGCCGTACGACACGGAGAAAGGCGCGGGCACGATGAACCCGATGACGTTCCTTCGCACGATCGGGCCCGAGCCCTGGAACGTCGCTTACGTGGAACCGTCCCGCCGCCCGGCGGACGGCCGGTACGGGGAAAACCCGAACCGCCTGTACCAGCATCACCAGTTCCAGGTCATCATGAAGCCGTCTCCGGACAATATCCAGGAGCTGTATCTCGAAAGCCTGAAGCGGCTCGGCATCGATCCGCGCCACCACGACATCCGGTTCGTCGAGGATAACTGGGAATCGCCGACGCTCGGCGCCTGGGGGCTCGGCTGGGAAGTGTGGCTGGACGGCATGGAAATCACGCAATTCACGTATTTCCAGCAGGTCGGCGGCATCGACTGCCATCCGGTTGCCGTGGAGATCACGTACGGCATGGAACGGCTGGCTTCGTACATCCAAGAGAAAGAAAACGTGTTCGACCTCGAATGGGTCGAAGGCGTCTCCTACGGAGCCGTCTTTAAGCAGCCCGAATTCGAGCATTCGAAATATACGTTCGAGGTGTCCGACGCGGCGATGCTGTTCCAGCTGTTCTCCACGTACGAGACGGAAGCCAAACGCGCCATGGACGAATCGCTCGTTTTCCCGGCCTACGATTACGTGCTCAAATGCTCCCATACGTTTAACCTGCTGGATGCGCGCGGCGCGATCAGCGTAACCGAACGGACGGGCTACATTGCCCGCGTCCGGAATCTGGCCCGCCAAGTGGCGGCGACGTATTTGCAGGAACGGGAACGCCTCGGATTCCCGCTGCTGAAGAAAGGGGCTGAGGAGCATGCCTAA
- the glyS gene encoding glycine--tRNA ligase subunit beta: MPKDLLLEIGLEEVPARFVRAAMEQLKDKTEKWLQDSRLAYDEVRAYATPRRLAVLVAGLADRQEDLNEEVKGPARKIALDETGAWSKAALGFSRSNGVEPNQLFFKELGGVEYAYANKSSKGVDAASLLPEALPALVTSLTFPKNMRWGDYELRYVRPIRWLAALHGTEVVPFEITGVASGRTTRGHRFLGADADIREPKEYADRLREQHVLVDVEERQAAILAGIRELSERQGWHIAVKDDLLEEVLFLVETPTVLTGSFDPAFLDIPQEVLITSMREHQRYFPVLDRDGKLQPHFVTVRNGDSLSLDVVSKGNEKVLRARLSDAKFFYEEDKKLKIPDALAKLENIVYHEELGTVADKVRRVRQVADRVAERLRADESVKADVSRAADICKFDLVSQMVYEFPELQGIMGEDYARKAGEREAVARAINEHYSPRNAGDTPPPSTVGAIVGIAEKIDTIVGCFSIGIVPTGSQDPYALRRQAAGIVSTLLEHKMELTLTELFDIALEVQAARGLKREAFDIRKDLQEFFALRVKNVLTEQGIRYDVIDAVLGAGSGDVRRTLLRGQALQKQAGDEGKEAFRPVVEAFNRVCNLAAKSESRRVDPLLFADPTEGALYEAWQEAHGKFEKAAAEARLDDALSALSALSEPIARYFEAVMVMAEDAAIRANRLAVLGRIADDVKSFADFSKLAG, from the coding sequence ATGCCTAAGGATCTCCTGCTGGAAATCGGGCTCGAGGAAGTCCCGGCGCGCTTCGTGCGGGCCGCGATGGAGCAATTGAAGGATAAAACGGAAAAGTGGCTGCAGGACAGCCGTCTGGCGTACGATGAAGTGCGCGCCTACGCGACGCCGCGGCGTTTGGCGGTGTTGGTAGCGGGGCTCGCCGACCGCCAGGAAGACTTGAACGAAGAAGTGAAGGGGCCGGCCCGCAAAATCGCGCTGGACGAAACGGGCGCTTGGAGCAAAGCCGCGCTCGGTTTCTCCCGGAGCAACGGCGTCGAACCGAACCAACTGTTCTTCAAGGAGCTTGGCGGCGTGGAATACGCGTACGCCAACAAAAGCAGCAAAGGGGTAGACGCGGCTTCGCTGCTGCCTGAGGCGCTTCCCGCCCTCGTGACTTCCTTGACGTTCCCGAAAAACATGCGCTGGGGCGATTATGAACTCCGTTACGTGCGTCCCATCCGCTGGCTCGCGGCGCTTCACGGAACGGAAGTCGTGCCGTTCGAAATCACCGGCGTCGCTTCCGGAAGGACGACGAGGGGCCACCGCTTCCTCGGCGCCGACGCGGATATCCGAGAACCGAAGGAATACGCGGACCGTCTCCGCGAGCAGCACGTGCTGGTGGACGTAGAAGAGCGTCAAGCGGCCATTTTGGCAGGCATCCGCGAGCTGTCCGAACGTCAAGGCTGGCATATCGCCGTGAAGGACGACTTGCTGGAAGAAGTGCTGTTCCTGGTGGAAACGCCGACCGTGCTGACCGGCTCGTTCGATCCCGCGTTCCTGGACATTCCGCAGGAGGTGCTGATCACCTCGATGCGAGAGCACCAGCGGTATTTCCCGGTGCTGGACCGGGACGGCAAGCTGCAGCCGCATTTCGTGACCGTGCGCAACGGCGACTCGCTGTCGCTGGACGTCGTATCCAAAGGCAACGAGAAAGTACTCCGCGCCCGCCTTTCGGACGCGAAGTTCTTCTACGAGGAAGACAAAAAGCTGAAGATCCCGGACGCGCTGGCGAAGCTCGAGAACATCGTTTATCACGAAGAACTGGGCACCGTCGCCGACAAAGTGCGGCGCGTCCGCCAAGTCGCCGATCGGGTGGCCGAACGGCTGCGCGCGGACGAATCCGTGAAGGCGGACGTCAGCCGGGCGGCGGACATCTGCAAATTCGACCTCGTTTCGCAGATGGTCTACGAGTTTCCGGAGCTTCAAGGCATCATGGGCGAGGATTACGCCCGCAAAGCCGGTGAACGGGAAGCCGTCGCCCGCGCGATCAACGAGCACTATTCGCCCCGCAACGCGGGCGACACGCCTCCTCCGTCCACCGTCGGCGCCATTGTCGGCATCGCCGAGAAAATCGACACGATCGTCGGCTGCTTCTCGATCGGGATCGTGCCGACCGGCTCCCAGGACCCGTACGCGCTTCGCCGCCAGGCGGCGGGCATCGTCTCGACGCTGCTGGAACACAAGATGGAGCTCACGCTGACCGAGCTGTTCGATATCGCGCTGGAAGTCCAAGCGGCGCGCGGCCTGAAGCGCGAGGCGTTCGACATCCGCAAGGATCTGCAGGAATTTTTCGCGCTGCGGGTAAAGAATGTGTTGACGGAGCAAGGCATCCGTTACGACGTCATCGATGCCGTGCTTGGAGCCGGCTCGGGAGATGTCCGCCGCACGCTGCTGCGGGGGCAGGCTCTCCAGAAGCAGGCGGGAGACGAGGGCAAGGAAGCGTTCCGTCCGGTGGTCGAAGCGTTCAACCGCGTTTGCAACCTGGCCGCCAAGTCGGAGTCCCGGAGAGTCGACCCGCTGCTGTTCGCCGACCCGACGGAAGGCGCTCTTTACGAAGCTTGGCAGGAAGCGCACGGCAAATTCGAGAAGGCCGCGGCGGAAGCACGGCTGGATGACGCTTTGTCCGCTTTGTCCGCGCTGAGCGAGCCGATCGCCCGCTATTTCGAAGCGGTCATGGTCATGGCGGAAGACGCCGCGATCCGGGCCAACCGCCTGGCCGTGCTCGGGCGCATCGCGGACGACGTGAAGTCGTTCGCCGATTTCTCGAAATTGGCCGGATAA
- a CDS encoding pyruvate, water dikinase regulatory protein yields the protein MTQTSVTVFVVSDSAGDTGELAVRAAAAQFHPLSVQIRRAAFIHSPEGIDAVLGAADEERGIVLYTLVIPELRNHMVEQSSRRQVTAIDLLGSLIDRLEERFGRESRHEPGLNHVLDADYFRKVEAVEFAVRYDDARDVTGIHKADIVLVGVSRTSKTPLSMVLAHKTFKVANVPLVPELVPPKELFTVSPSKVIGLTINTEALNAIRKERLKALGLPDTASYATSERIERELRHAHEVMDKIGCVVIDVSNKAVEETASLIMERFER from the coding sequence ATGACGCAGACGAGCGTAACGGTATTCGTCGTATCCGATTCCGCCGGGGATACCGGCGAGCTCGCGGTCCGCGCGGCGGCGGCGCAATTCCATCCGCTGTCCGTGCAGATCCGCCGGGCCGCGTTTATCCATTCTCCTGAAGGAATCGACGCCGTGCTGGGAGCGGCTGATGAAGAACGCGGCATCGTGCTCTACACGCTGGTGATTCCGGAGCTTCGCAACCATATGGTCGAGCAATCGTCACGCCGCCAGGTGACGGCCATCGATTTGCTCGGATCGCTGATCGACCGGCTGGAGGAGCGCTTCGGACGGGAATCCCGGCACGAGCCCGGGCTGAACCACGTGCTGGACGCCGATTATTTCCGCAAGGTGGAAGCGGTCGAATTCGCCGTACGGTACGACGACGCCCGGGACGTGACCGGCATCCATAAAGCGGACATCGTGCTGGTCGGCGTCTCCCGGACGTCCAAGACGCCGCTCTCGATGGTGCTCGCGCACAAAACGTTCAAGGTCGCGAACGTGCCGTTGGTGCCGGAACTCGTTCCGCCCAAGGAGCTGTTCACGGTTTCTCCTTCCAAGGTGATCGGGCTGACGATCAATACGGAAGCCCTCAACGCGATCCGCAAGGAAAGGCTGAAGGCGCTCGGCCTGCCGGACACCGCCTCGTACGCCACGTCCGAACGGATCGAACGGGAGCTGCGCCACGCGCACGAGGTCATGGACAAAATCGGCTGCGTGGTTATCGACGTCTCGAACAAAGCCGTGGAGGAAACCGCCAGCCTGATCATGGAAAGGTTCGAACGGTGA
- a CDS encoding YaiI/YqxD family protein produces the protein MERVRNRVVVDADACPVKPEIARTVRACGATALLVSSHAHVLVPEDRVEVVTVDASDQAADLYIANALRRSDILVTGDYGLAALGLSRGAAVLTPRGKEIRETDIDGLLEQRHFSAKLRRGGTRTKGPPAFTDEDRNRFQQKLTKLLQGVQENDGH, from the coding sequence ATGGAACGCGTCCGGAACCGCGTGGTGGTCGATGCCGACGCATGTCCCGTCAAGCCTGAAATCGCCCGGACCGTCCGGGCGTGCGGCGCGACCGCGCTTTTGGTTTCCAGTCACGCCCACGTGCTGGTACCGGAGGATCGGGTCGAGGTGGTCACGGTAGACGCGAGCGATCAAGCTGCCGACCTTTATATCGCGAACGCGCTGAGACGGAGCGACATCTTGGTGACGGGTGACTATGGCCTTGCCGCCCTGGGTTTGTCCAGGGGAGCGGCGGTGCTGACGCCCAGGGGCAAGGAGATCCGGGAGACCGATATCGACGGCTTGCTCGAACAGCGGCATTTTTCGGCCAAGCTGCGAAGAGGGGGCACAAGGACGAAGGGACCGCCCGCTTTTACCGACGAGGATCGAAACAGGTTTCAACAAAAACTGACAAAGCTTCTGCAAGGCGTGCAGGAGAATGACGGCCACTAG
- a CDS encoding Nif3-like dinuclear metal center hexameric protein: MFARGETVIQIMERLAPKHYAEPDDKIGLQVGTLRKEVSKVLVALDVTPEVVAEAAEIGAELIIAHHAVIYRPLAHLQTDTPAGSLAADLLRNDIAVYIAHTNLDSAEGGMNDWMAEALGLEGRNVLREAHTDKLYKLAVFVPESHQAKVRDALFAAGAGWIGNYSHCSFNVAGTGTFMPREGSDPYIGKQGKIESASEIRIETIVPQSVRKAVIAAMLKAHPYEEVAYDLYSMDLKGRSFGLGRVGKLPADESLDEFAERVKRAFDVPFVRVVGEGDKRIRKVAVLGGSGSRFIKNAMFAGADVLVTGDIDYHTAHDAAVAGLALVDPGHNAEKIMKRKVADWLQQHLDDQGYATQAVASRVNTEPFRLK, encoded by the coding sequence ATGTTCGCCAGAGGAGAAACCGTAATCCAGATTATGGAGCGATTGGCTCCGAAGCATTATGCGGAGCCTGACGACAAGATCGGTCTCCAGGTGGGCACGCTTCGTAAAGAGGTATCCAAGGTGCTCGTCGCGCTCGACGTGACGCCGGAAGTCGTCGCGGAAGCCGCGGAGATCGGGGCCGAGCTGATCATCGCCCATCACGCCGTCATTTACCGGCCCCTTGCGCACTTGCAGACGGACACGCCGGCGGGATCGTTGGCGGCCGATCTGCTGAGGAACGATATCGCCGTGTACATCGCCCATACGAACCTGGATTCCGCCGAAGGCGGCATGAATGATTGGATGGCGGAGGCGCTCGGACTGGAAGGCCGGAACGTCCTTCGCGAGGCGCATACCGACAAGCTGTATAAGCTGGCGGTTTTCGTTCCCGAATCGCATCAAGCGAAGGTGAGGGACGCCTTGTTCGCCGCAGGGGCGGGCTGGATCGGCAACTACAGCCATTGCAGTTTCAACGTGGCGGGAACGGGCACCTTCATGCCGAGGGAAGGCAGCGATCCGTACATCGGCAAGCAGGGAAAAATCGAGTCGGCTTCGGAAATCCGGATCGAGACGATCGTGCCGCAGAGCGTCCGTAAAGCGGTCATCGCGGCGATGCTCAAAGCGCATCCATACGAGGAAGTGGCGTACGATTTGTATTCGATGGACCTCAAGGGCAGGTCCTTCGGGTTGGGCCGCGTGGGCAAGCTGCCGGCCGACGAAAGCTTGGACGAATTCGCGGAACGGGTCAAACGTGCTTTCGACGTCCCGTTCGTGCGGGTCGTGGGAGAAGGGGACAAACGCATCCGCAAGGTGGCCGTGCTCGGCGGCTCGGGCTCGCGTTTCATCAAAAACGCGATGTTCGCGGGAGCCGACGTTCTCGTAACCGGGGATATCGATTACCATACGGCTCATGACGCCGCGGTGGCGGGACTCGCTCTCGTGGATCCGGGACACAATGCGGAAAAAATCATGAAGCGGAAGGTAGCGGATTGGCTGCAGCAGCATCTCGATGACCAAGGCTACGCCACGCAGGCGGTCGCTTCGCGCGTGAATACGGAGCCGTTCCGCTTGAAATAA
- the dnaG gene encoding DNA primase gives MNYGMIPQEVIDEVLRKHDIADTVGRYVHLSKNGKYLKGLCPFHSEKTPSFTVTPEKQIFHCYGCGKGGNVIKFVMEMEGETFPEAVKRLAEESGIPVTWSASRPEEQSPRQKERQTLYEAHAYAAKLYHYVLRNTEPGKIAMDYLRSRGFTDKLIEEFGIGYAPARWDTLTQALQRQGFDLAEMERGGLLSRKQEGEGYVDRFRDRIMFPIHDSEGKIAAFAGRLMGDGQPKYLNSPETPLFNKSRILYRLHEAKSAIRRARQVVLFEGYVDCIKAWSAGVHHGVASMGTALTAEHAALLRRFADEAVVCYDGDDAGQAAARKSIPLLESAGFRVRVGVLPGRMDPDEYISAHGPEAFVREFIDGAVSAVKFQLIYLRKSHILLEEDGKIRYLREAVRLVAHRDSPTERELLLKELAQEFGVSLDTLKQEVLEFRRQEKLGNAGDIPAGSWNNVWNEKRSSSKLPQVTPAYVQAERQLLLWMMQDADTAARVKERLGDDFHVEDHAALAAYLYAYYAEGNEPDVGRYAAYLQDDRLERAVSAIALMEVPFGERELEDCIRAVGRVSLTRNIDRLKEEMLRAEKAADHSRLDQILLEIIALEKKLREW, from the coding sequence ATGAACTACGGCATGATCCCCCAAGAGGTCATTGACGAAGTGCTTCGGAAGCATGATATCGCCGATACTGTCGGCAGATACGTGCACCTGTCGAAGAACGGGAAGTACCTGAAGGGGCTCTGTCCGTTTCATTCGGAGAAGACGCCTTCCTTCACGGTAACCCCGGAAAAGCAAATTTTTCACTGCTATGGCTGCGGCAAAGGCGGCAACGTCATCAAGTTCGTGATGGAGATGGAAGGGGAGACGTTTCCCGAAGCGGTCAAAAGGCTCGCCGAGGAATCCGGCATCCCCGTCACCTGGTCCGCCAGCCGGCCGGAAGAGCAGAGCCCAAGGCAGAAGGAACGCCAAACGCTGTACGAGGCGCATGCCTACGCGGCCAAACTGTACCATTACGTGCTGAGGAACACCGAACCCGGCAAAATCGCCATGGATTACTTGCGGTCCCGCGGTTTCACGGACAAGCTGATCGAAGAGTTCGGCATCGGGTACGCTCCGGCCAGATGGGATACGCTCACGCAGGCGCTGCAGCGGCAAGGGTTCGATCTCGCCGAAATGGAACGCGGAGGGCTTCTCTCCCGTAAACAAGAGGGAGAAGGTTACGTCGACCGGTTCAGGGACCGGATCATGTTCCCGATCCACGACAGCGAGGGCAAAATCGCGGCGTTCGCCGGGCGCCTGATGGGCGACGGGCAGCCGAAGTACTTGAACTCGCCGGAGACGCCTCTGTTTAACAAAAGCCGCATTCTTTACAGGCTGCACGAAGCGAAATCCGCGATCCGGCGAGCGAGGCAGGTCGTTTTGTTCGAAGGCTACGTGGACTGCATCAAGGCTTGGTCGGCCGGCGTGCACCACGGCGTGGCTTCGATGGGAACGGCTTTGACCGCCGAGCATGCCGCGCTGCTTCGGCGGTTCGCCGACGAGGCGGTCGTCTGCTACGACGGCGACGACGCGGGACAAGCCGCCGCGCGCAAAAGCATTCCCCTGCTCGAGTCGGCGGGATTCCGCGTTCGGGTCGGCGTGCTGCCCGGAAGGATGGATCCGGACGAGTACATCTCGGCCCACGGACCTGAGGCTTTCGTTCGGGAGTTTATCGACGGTGCGGTTTCCGCGGTCAAATTTCAGCTTATATATTTAAGGAAATCCCATATACTCCTAGAAGAAGACGGGAAGATCCGGTATTTGCGCGAGGCGGTCCGCCTCGTGGCGCACCGGGACTCCCCGACCGAGCGGGAGTTGCTGCTGAAGGAGCTGGCCCAAGAATTCGGGGTATCCCTCGATACGCTGAAGCAGGAGGTGCTGGAGTTCCGCAGGCAGGAGAAATTGGGAAACGCAGGGGATATTCCAGCCGGATCGTGGAATAATGTATGGAATGAAAAGAGATCTTCCTCCAAACTGCCCCAGGTGACGCCGGCCTATGTTCAGGCGGAACGGCAGCTGCTCTTGTGGATGATGCAGGACGCCGATACGGCCGCGCGGGTGAAAGAGCGGTTGGGGGACGATTTTCACGTGGAGGATCACGCGGCGCTCGCCGCTTACTTATATGCTTACTACGCCGAAGGCAACGAACCCGACGTCGGGCGGTACGCCGCTTATTTGCAGGACGACCGCTTGGAACGAGCCGTCAGCGCGATCGCGCTCATGGAGGTTCCGTTCGGCGAGCGGGAGCTGGAGGATTGCATCCGCGCCGTCGGCCGAGTTTCTTTGACGAGGAACATCGACCGTCTCAAGGAAGAGATGCTGCGTGCGGAAAAAGCCGCGGATCATTCCCGGTTGGATCAAATTTTGTTAGAGATTATCGCCCTGGAAAAAAAGCTTCGGGAATGGTGA
- a CDS encoding disulfide oxidoreductase, which produces MRALIREYGVLFAFIVSLAATCGSLFLSEVMGYIPCNLCWFQRIFMYPLVWLLGRAAIRDDRGIRGYVLPLAIIGALFSAYHYAEQKIPGVADIAPCKTGIPCNTDYLDWFGVITIPLMALFAFILIIVFLLLSRKPSDHAEE; this is translated from the coding sequence ATGCGAGCCCTCATCCGGGAATACGGCGTTCTGTTCGCTTTTATCGTATCGCTGGCCGCGACTTGCGGAAGCCTGTTTCTCAGCGAAGTGATGGGTTACATCCCCTGCAACCTATGCTGGTTCCAGCGGATTTTCATGTACCCGCTCGTGTGGCTGCTCGGCAGGGCGGCCATACGAGACGATCGCGGCATCCGCGGCTATGTCCTGCCGCTGGCGATTATCGGGGCCTTGTTCTCCGCCTACCATTACGCCGAGCAGAAGATTCCCGGGGTGGCCGATATCGCGCCTTGCAAAACCGGGATTCCCTGCAACACGGACTATCTGGACTGGTTCGGAGTCATCACGATCCCGCTCATGGCGCTGTTCGCGTTTATTTTAATCATCGTTTTCCTGCTGCTGTCGAGGAAACCGTCCGATCACGCCGAAGAATGA